A genomic stretch from Cherax quadricarinatus isolate ZL_2023a chromosome 63, ASM3850222v1, whole genome shotgun sequence includes:
- the LOC128698229 gene encoding serine/threonine-protein kinase SBK1-like isoform X2 — translation MTTLARRNSSIHKIREYQLDKIQLEDEYEVLHVIQEGWRGRLLLVEHRRTRHEVVLKAMHKDSTSRLDFFREFHYNYYLSPHLNILNAYDVAFEAGEYYVFAQEYAPFGDLTTNLCDMGLGEINTKRIALQLASALDFMHSKDLVHRDMNMDNILIFKSDFSHVKLCDFGSTRKKGTLLKKRTVWLPYAPPEIVDAVQNEGFHADTSQDVWQLGILIYVLLTGQLPWQKADLTDPNYSEYINWRKRRTLRTPKRFTNFTSRLLRMFKRLLEPKPEKRASAREVYKYMDDKWLLKLPRRDIGDVDGQSVCYSTFSAHSCPKEKDRVLRTLKAHGIETTVDRIAKRQRIHEWLERSLSSRNLEDEERSKDDPLQIECNGDKEPQARRIRRPLHSSQEQRQKAEAMRKQYEELTAMTIKLVQAKATKQHSETNPISSQDRLRNGHLHQSQQPPHTHDQTLSSSSGAKASPVQDIVSQHQRRDSSPCIVKRNSSRKAKGNSNSPQLSRHAQSPVRTSAAPRSPQVNRVLHKHTNSPSPSRTQHQDEPHWSSDATECGFQLQRSKTDSFFVTGSSRSRTSRQTSQETDTSDTSVNSLQPVDLC, via the exons ATCCAGCTGGAAGATGAATACGAGGTTCTTCACGTGATCCAGGAAGGCTGGAGGGGCCGCCTCTTGCTGGTGGAACACCGTAGGACTCGACACGAGGTGGTGCTGAAGGCCATGCACAAAGATTCCACCTCCCGCCTTGATTTCTTCCGTGAgttccactacaactactacctcaGCCCCCACCTCAACATCCTCAATGCCTATGACGTGGCTTTCGAAGCGGGCGAGTACTATGTCTTCGCCCAAGAGTACGCCCCCTTCGGAGACCTGACGACCAACTTGTGCGACATGGGCTTAGGTGAGATTAACACCAAGAGAATCGCTCTCCAGCTAGCCTCCGCTCTGGACTTCATGCACTCCAAGGACTTAGTGCATCGAGACATGAACATGGACAATATCTTGATCTTCAAGAGCGACTTCAGTCACGTCAAGCTCTGCGACTTCGGGTCCACGCGCAAGAAGGGGACGCTATTGAAGAAGCGGACGGTGTGGCTGCCTTACGCACCCCCGGAGATTGTGGATGCTGTACAGAACGAAGGTTTCCACGCAGATACCTCACAG GATGTGTGGCAACTGGGCATCCTCATCTACGTGCTGCTGACAGGTCAGCTGCCGTGGCAGAAGGCGGATCTGACGGACCCCAACTACTCTGAGTACATTAACTGGCGTAAGCGTCGAACGCTGCGTACGCCCAAGAGGTTTACAAACTTCACTTCAAGGCTCCTGAGGATGTTCAAGCGTCTCCTGGAGCCTAAACCAGAGAAGCGGGCGTCGGCGCGTGAAGTGTACAAGTACATGGACGATAAATGGCTCCTTAAACTGCCGAGACGTGATATTGGAGACGTAGATGGTCAGAGTGTTTGCTACTCGACCTTCTCTGCGCACTCTTGTCCCAAGGAGAAGGACAGAGTGCTGCGGACGTTGAAAGCGCATGGGATAGAGACCACAGTGGATCGCATTGCTAAAAGGCAGCGGATACACGAGTGGCTGGAACGCTCTTTGTCGTCCCGAAATCTCGAGGACGAAGAGCGAAGCAAAGATGATCCACTGCAGATTGAATGTAACGGAGATAAAGAGCCTCAAGCAAGACGCATAAGACGGCCTTTGCACTCTTCACAAGAACAAAGACAGAAAGCAGAGGCGATGCGGAAGCAGTACGAAGAATTGACTGCAATGACAATTAAGCTCGTACAAGCAAAAGCCACCAAGCAACACTCAGAGACCAACCCTATCTCTTCTCAAGACAGACTGAGGAACGGCCACCTCCATCAATCTCAACAGCCCCCACACACTCATGACCAAACTCTCTCATCCTCTAGTGGTGCCAAAGCCTCGCCTGTCCAAGATATCGTCTCGCAACACCAAAGGCGTGATAGTAGCCCTTGTATTGTCAAGCGAAACTCATCGCGAAAAGCAAAGGGTAATTCAAACAGCCCACAACTCAGCAGACATGCTCAAAGTCCTGTCCGGACGTCAGCGGCTCCCAGGAGTCCACAAGTCAACAGAGTTTTACACAAGCACACGAACAGTCCTAGTCCCTCCAGGACGCAACACCAAGATGAGCCTCACTGGTCCAGCGATGCCACAGAATGCGGTTTCCAACTGCAGAGAAGCAAAACTGATTCTTTCTTCGTAACAGGATCCTCGCGGAGTCGAACTTCCCGACAGACGAGTCAAGAAACTGACACCTCAGACACGAGCGTGAACAGCCTACAACCCGTAGACTTATGCTAG
- the LOC128698229 gene encoding serine/threonine-protein kinase SBK1-like isoform X1: MAFMWSTMKPWGFLRSRRRPKKRAPTPTPSLPTATLAKKIQLEDEYEVLHVIQEGWRGRLLLVEHRRTRHEVVLKAMHKDSTSRLDFFREFHYNYYLSPHLNILNAYDVAFEAGEYYVFAQEYAPFGDLTTNLCDMGLGEINTKRIALQLASALDFMHSKDLVHRDMNMDNILIFKSDFSHVKLCDFGSTRKKGTLLKKRTVWLPYAPPEIVDAVQNEGFHADTSQDVWQLGILIYVLLTGQLPWQKADLTDPNYSEYINWRKRRTLRTPKRFTNFTSRLLRMFKRLLEPKPEKRASAREVYKYMDDKWLLKLPRRDIGDVDGQSVCYSTFSAHSCPKEKDRVLRTLKAHGIETTVDRIAKRQRIHEWLERSLSSRNLEDEERSKDDPLQIECNGDKEPQARRIRRPLHSSQEQRQKAEAMRKQYEELTAMTIKLVQAKATKQHSETNPISSQDRLRNGHLHQSQQPPHTHDQTLSSSSGAKASPVQDIVSQHQRRDSSPCIVKRNSSRKAKGNSNSPQLSRHAQSPVRTSAAPRSPQVNRVLHKHTNSPSPSRTQHQDEPHWSSDATECGFQLQRSKTDSFFVTGSSRSRTSRQTSQETDTSDTSVNSLQPVDLC, from the exons ATCCAGCTGGAAGATGAATACGAGGTTCTTCACGTGATCCAGGAAGGCTGGAGGGGCCGCCTCTTGCTGGTGGAACACCGTAGGACTCGACACGAGGTGGTGCTGAAGGCCATGCACAAAGATTCCACCTCCCGCCTTGATTTCTTCCGTGAgttccactacaactactacctcaGCCCCCACCTCAACATCCTCAATGCCTATGACGTGGCTTTCGAAGCGGGCGAGTACTATGTCTTCGCCCAAGAGTACGCCCCCTTCGGAGACCTGACGACCAACTTGTGCGACATGGGCTTAGGTGAGATTAACACCAAGAGAATCGCTCTCCAGCTAGCCTCCGCTCTGGACTTCATGCACTCCAAGGACTTAGTGCATCGAGACATGAACATGGACAATATCTTGATCTTCAAGAGCGACTTCAGTCACGTCAAGCTCTGCGACTTCGGGTCCACGCGCAAGAAGGGGACGCTATTGAAGAAGCGGACGGTGTGGCTGCCTTACGCACCCCCGGAGATTGTGGATGCTGTACAGAACGAAGGTTTCCACGCAGATACCTCACAG GATGTGTGGCAACTGGGCATCCTCATCTACGTGCTGCTGACAGGTCAGCTGCCGTGGCAGAAGGCGGATCTGACGGACCCCAACTACTCTGAGTACATTAACTGGCGTAAGCGTCGAACGCTGCGTACGCCCAAGAGGTTTACAAACTTCACTTCAAGGCTCCTGAGGATGTTCAAGCGTCTCCTGGAGCCTAAACCAGAGAAGCGGGCGTCGGCGCGTGAAGTGTACAAGTACATGGACGATAAATGGCTCCTTAAACTGCCGAGACGTGATATTGGAGACGTAGATGGTCAGAGTGTTTGCTACTCGACCTTCTCTGCGCACTCTTGTCCCAAGGAGAAGGACAGAGTGCTGCGGACGTTGAAAGCGCATGGGATAGAGACCACAGTGGATCGCATTGCTAAAAGGCAGCGGATACACGAGTGGCTGGAACGCTCTTTGTCGTCCCGAAATCTCGAGGACGAAGAGCGAAGCAAAGATGATCCACTGCAGATTGAATGTAACGGAGATAAAGAGCCTCAAGCAAGACGCATAAGACGGCCTTTGCACTCTTCACAAGAACAAAGACAGAAAGCAGAGGCGATGCGGAAGCAGTACGAAGAATTGACTGCAATGACAATTAAGCTCGTACAAGCAAAAGCCACCAAGCAACACTCAGAGACCAACCCTATCTCTTCTCAAGACAGACTGAGGAACGGCCACCTCCATCAATCTCAACAGCCCCCACACACTCATGACCAAACTCTCTCATCCTCTAGTGGTGCCAAAGCCTCGCCTGTCCAAGATATCGTCTCGCAACACCAAAGGCGTGATAGTAGCCCTTGTATTGTCAAGCGAAACTCATCGCGAAAAGCAAAGGGTAATTCAAACAGCCCACAACTCAGCAGACATGCTCAAAGTCCTGTCCGGACGTCAGCGGCTCCCAGGAGTCCACAAGTCAACAGAGTTTTACACAAGCACACGAACAGTCCTAGTCCCTCCAGGACGCAACACCAAGATGAGCCTCACTGGTCCAGCGATGCCACAGAATGCGGTTTCCAACTGCAGAGAAGCAAAACTGATTCTTTCTTCGTAACAGGATCCTCGCGGAGTCGAACTTCCCGACAGACGAGTCAAGAAACTGACACCTCAGACACGAGCGTGAACAGCCTACAACCCGTAGACTTATGCTAG